Proteins found in one Rhodobacter capsulatus SB 1003 genomic segment:
- the rpmA gene encoding 50S ribosomal protein L27 yields the protein MAHKKAGGSSRNGRDSAGRRLGVKLYGGQAAIPGNIIIRQRGTTWWPGEGVMMGRDHTLFAVVEGKVTYKKGLKGRTFVSVLPVAEAAE from the coding sequence ATGGCACACAAGAAAGCTGGCGGTTCTTCCCGTAACGGCCGCGACTCTGCCGGTCGTCGCCTTGGCGTGAAACTCTACGGTGGCCAGGCGGCCATTCCGGGCAACATCATCATCCGTCAGCGCGGCACCACCTGGTGGCCGGGCGAAGGCGTCATGATGGGCCGGGACCACACGCTCTTTGCCGTCGTCGAAGGCAAGGTGACCTACAAGAAGGGCCTCAAGGGCCGCACTTTCGTTTCGGTTCTCCCGGTCGCGGAGGCCGCCGAGTAA
- the rplU gene encoding 50S ribosomal protein L21 yields the protein MFAVLKTGGKQYKVQAGDVLRVELIAAVAGEKVQFNEILMVGGEAVTVGAPTVAGAAVVAEVIDTIKADKVITFHKRRRKHSSQRTRGHRQQLTLLRVTEVLASGAETSGVKEAVGTAEARRAAHGAAAPAEAPAKPKRAKKAAEAQE from the coding sequence ATGTTTGCGGTCCTCAAGACTGGCGGCAAGCAATACAAGGTTCAGGCGGGCGACGTGCTGCGCGTGGAACTGATTGCCGCCGTGGCTGGTGAAAAAGTCCAGTTCAACGAGATCCTGATGGTCGGCGGCGAGGCCGTGACCGTCGGCGCCCCCACCGTGGCCGGTGCCGCCGTGGTCGCCGAAGTCATCGACACCATCAAGGCCGACAAGGTCATCACCTTCCACAAGCGCCGCCGGAAACATTCGTCGCAGCGCACCCGTGGGCACCGTCAGCAACTGACGCTGCTGCGCGTGACCGAGGTTCTCGCCTCGGGCGCCGAAACCTCGGGCGTGAAGGAAGCCGTGGGCACCGCCGAAGCCCGTCGTGCCGCCCATGGCGCGGCCGCCCCGGCCGAAGCCCCCGCGAAACCGAAGCGTGCGAAAAAAGCCGCTGAAGCTCAGGAGTAA
- the der gene encoding ribosome biogenesis GTPase Der — MSFTLAIVGRPNVGKSTLFNRLVGKRLALVDDTPGVTRDLREGDARLGDLRFVVIDSAGLELAEDDSLQGRMRRLTERAVEEADVCLFLIDARVGVTPADEIFADILRKKNAHVILAANKAEGNAGAAGALEAWSLGLGEPIALSAEHGQGLDDLYDILQPLADGFAARNVAQMPEVDVDLPEDLDEDAPIRMPTEARPLQLAVIGRPNAGKSTLINKILGEDRLLTGPEAGITRDAISVTKTFMGTPMRIWDTAGMRKKARVSDKLEKLSVADGLRAVRFAEVVVVLLDVNIPFEVQDLRIADFAETEGRAVVVAANKWDLEEEKTEKLKELRENFERLLPQLRGAPLVTVSAKTGKGLDRLHNAILKAYEVWNRRISTAKLNNWLGAMTEAHPPPAPGGRRIKLRYITQAKTRPPGFVIKATHTDQIPESYSRYLVNGLRADFDMPGTPIRLYFRDQGSTNPYKERKKSIPSRLTKHVEAKKHAARKDKGLPSKPKG, encoded by the coding sequence ATGAGTTTCACCCTTGCCATCGTGGGCCGCCCGAATGTGGGCAAATCGACGCTGTTCAACCGGCTCGTCGGCAAGCGGCTGGCCTTGGTGGACGACACGCCCGGCGTCACCCGCGACCTGCGCGAGGGCGATGCCCGTCTGGGCGATCTGCGCTTCGTGGTGATCGATTCGGCCGGGCTTGAACTGGCCGAGGATGACAGCCTGCAGGGCCGGATGCGCCGTCTGACCGAACGCGCGGTCGAGGAGGCGGATGTCTGTCTGTTCCTGATCGACGCGCGCGTGGGCGTGACCCCCGCCGACGAGATTTTCGCCGATATCCTGCGCAAGAAGAACGCCCATGTGATCCTGGCGGCCAACAAGGCCGAGGGCAATGCGGGGGCGGCGGGGGCGCTGGAGGCCTGGTCGCTGGGCCTCGGTGAGCCGATCGCGCTTTCGGCCGAACACGGGCAGGGGCTTGATGATCTTTATGACATCCTGCAGCCGCTGGCCGATGGCTTTGCGGCGCGGAACGTCGCGCAGATGCCCGAGGTGGATGTCGATCTGCCCGAGGATCTGGACGAGGACGCGCCCATCCGCATGCCGACCGAGGCGCGGCCCTTGCAACTGGCGGTGATCGGCCGTCCGAATGCCGGGAAATCGACGCTGATCAACAAGATCCTGGGCGAGGATCGGCTGCTGACCGGCCCCGAAGCGGGCATCACCCGCGATGCGATTTCGGTGACGAAGACCTTCATGGGCACGCCGATGCGGATCTGGGACACGGCGGGGATGCGCAAGAAGGCGCGGGTCTCGGACAAGCTGGAAAAGCTCTCGGTCGCCGACGGTCTGCGCGCGGTGCGCTTTGCCGAGGTCGTCGTCGTGCTTTTGGATGTGAACATCCCCTTCGAGGTGCAGGATCTGCGGATTGCCGATTTTGCCGAAACCGAGGGGCGGGCGGTCGTCGTGGCGGCGAACAAATGGGATCTGGAAGAAGAGAAGACCGAAAAGCTGAAGGAGCTGCGCGAGAATTTCGAGCGGCTTCTGCCGCAGCTGCGCGGGGCGCCGCTGGTGACGGTCTCGGCCAAGACCGGCAAGGGGCTTGACCGGCTGCACAATGCGATCCTGAAGGCCTATGAGGTCTGGAACCGGCGGATTTCGACGGCGAAGCTGAACAACTGGCTGGGCGCGATGACCGAGGCGCACCCGCCGCCCGCGCCGGGCGGGCGCCGGATCAAGCTGCGCTACATCACCCAGGCAAAGACCCGGCCGCCGGGATTCGTGATCAAGGCGACCCATACCGACCAGATCCCGGAAAGCTACAGCCGCTATCTGGTGAACGGGCTGCGCGCCGATTTCGACATGCCGGGCACGCCGATTCGGCTTTATTTCCGCGATCAGGGCAGCACCAACCCCTACAAGGAACGCAAGAAGTCGATCCCCTCGCGGCTGACGAAGCACGTCGAGGCGAAGAAACACGCCGCACGCAAGGACAAGGGCCTGCCCTCGAAACCGAAGGGCTGA
- a CDS encoding outer membrane protein assembly factor BamB family protein: MLRSSIAVLGVAMVLAACEKEVHLEGERLDPRAVLEGAAPSAPAVNESRPVSLPRLQGNADWPQRAGSARHDLVNAALGPAQTLVWSAPVGQGQSQRYRIAAAPVAAGGRIFTLDSRARLTATGTNGATLWATDVVRPGDRDDDATGAGLAVEGGRVFVTTGFAELVALEAATGKVIWRQDFDAGVGGAPVVAEGVVYALARDGSAWAIDAQDGKVIWQVAGTPAAAGVSGVSAPAIAGKFVIFPFATGQMLAVERATGLPVWRAQVAGGRPGRGYAIVSDLTGDPVVMGDTVYAGSSAGKLGAFDALTGETRWTADEGAVSPVQVAGNAVFLISDQAQLVRLDAATGATVWKQDLPYYVKDKIKKQQEIHVNLGPVLAGNRLFVVSSDGLVRSFDPASGALLGQADLPGGAATDAIVAGQTLYVVSRKGQLLAFR, translated from the coding sequence ATGCTGAGGTCGTCGATTGCCGTTCTGGGCGTCGCCATGGTGCTGGCTGCCTGCGAAAAGGAAGTGCATCTGGAAGGCGAGCGGCTGGATCCGCGGGCCGTGCTGGAGGGGGCTGCGCCCTCTGCCCCGGCGGTGAACGAAAGCCGTCCGGTCAGCCTGCCGCGCCTGCAGGGCAATGCCGACTGGCCGCAGCGCGCGGGCAGCGCGCGGCATGATCTGGTCAATGCCGCTTTGGGCCCTGCGCAGACGCTGGTCTGGTCGGCGCCGGTCGGGCAGGGGCAATCGCAGCGCTATCGAATCGCCGCCGCCCCGGTGGCGGCGGGCGGGCGCATCTTCACGCTGGACAGCCGCGCCCGGCTGACCGCGACCGGCACCAATGGCGCGACGCTTTGGGCGACCGATGTCGTGCGTCCGGGCGATCGCGACGACGATGCCACCGGCGCGGGGCTTGCGGTCGAGGGCGGACGGGTCTTCGTCACCACCGGCTTTGCCGAGCTTGTGGCGCTCGAGGCGGCCACGGGCAAGGTGATCTGGCGGCAGGATTTCGACGCGGGCGTCGGCGGCGCCCCCGTCGTGGCCGAGGGCGTCGTCTATGCGCTGGCGCGCGACGGCTCGGCCTGGGCGATCGATGCGCAGGATGGCAAGGTGATCTGGCAGGTCGCGGGCACGCCGGCGGCGGCGGGGGTCTCGGGCGTTTCGGCCCCGGCGATTGCCGGAAAATTCGTGATTTTCCCCTTTGCGACCGGGCAGATGCTGGCGGTGGAGCGGGCGACCGGCCTTCCCGTCTGGCGCGCGCAGGTGGCGGGCGGGCGCCCCGGGCGCGGCTATGCGATCGTCTCGGATCTGACCGGCGATCCGGTGGTGATGGGGGACACGGTCTATGCCGGATCCTCGGCGGGCAAGCTTGGTGCCTTTGACGCGCTGACGGGCGAGACCCGCTGGACCGCCGATGAGGGCGCCGTCAGCCCGGTGCAGGTGGCGGGCAATGCCGTCTTCCTGATTTCCGATCAGGCGCAGCTGGTGCGGCTGGATGCGGCCACGGGGGCGACGGTCTGGAAGCAGGATCTGCCCTATTACGTCAAGGACAAGATCAAGAAGCAGCAGGAGATCCACGTCAACCTTGGCCCCGTTCTGGCGGGCAACCGGCTGTTCGTGGTGTCCTCGGACGGGCTGGTGCGCAGCTTCGATCCGGCCTCGGGGGCGCTGCTGGGGCAGGCCGATCTGCCGGGCGGGGCGGCCACCGATGCGATCGTCGCCGGGCAGACGCTTTATGTCGTCTCGCGCAAGGGGCAGCTGCTCGCCTTCCGGTGA
- a CDS encoding ABCB family ABC transporter ATP-binding protein/permease: MAPSQITQAGKLDASERARGWRTMKAVAPYLWPEGHGWVKQRVVLAMAFLVAAKVIAVLTPFLYKAAVDSLAGQARDETWLLGFGAIALTVAYGLARLMSVGFGELRDAVFVRVAQRALRALALETFQHIHALSLRYHITRKTGGLSRIVERGVKGVDFLLRFMLFSVGPLILELTLVTLIFAFLFDWRYALVVVGTIWTYVTYTFRVTEWRVAIRKKMNDADTAANQKAIDSLLNFETVKYFSAEKREAARYDASMERYEGAAVKTGQSLAALNAGQTLIITAGLVAVMVMAAMEVQAGTLTVGDFVMVQAYMIQITMPLSFLGTVYREIRQALVDMGEMFDLLHQPAEITDAPGAKPLAVSGGAIAFKGVDFAYSPERPILKGIDLAVAAGQKVALVGPSGSGKSTIGRLLFRFYEVTGGAISIDGQDVRDVTQESLHAAIGVVPQDTVLFNDTIRYNIAYGRAEATQEDIEAAARAAKIHDFVMSLPEGYDTQVGERGLKLSGGEKQRVGIARTLLKNPPILLLDEATSALDTQTERDIQESLDAMGRGRTVIVIAHRLSTIADADRIVVLEAGEIVEEGTHEALLARAGRYAAMWAAQSAEEAAEAAE; the protein is encoded by the coding sequence ATGGCGCCCTCTCAGATCACGCAGGCAGGCAAGCTTGACGCCTCGGAACGGGCGCGGGGCTGGCGCACGATGAAGGCGGTCGCGCCCTATCTGTGGCCCGAGGGGCACGGCTGGGTGAAACAGCGCGTCGTGCTGGCGATGGCCTTCCTTGTCGCCGCCAAGGTGATCGCGGTGCTGACGCCCTTTCTTTACAAGGCGGCGGTCGACAGTCTGGCGGGCCAGGCCCGCGACGAGACCTGGCTTCTGGGCTTTGGCGCCATCGCGCTGACCGTGGCCTACGGGCTGGCGCGGCTGATGTCGGTGGGCTTTGGCGAATTGCGCGACGCGGTTTTCGTGCGCGTGGCGCAGCGCGCGCTGCGGGCCTTGGCGCTGGAGACGTTCCAGCACATCCATGCGCTTTCGCTGCGCTATCACATCACCCGCAAGACCGGGGGGCTGTCCCGCATCGTCGAGCGCGGCGTGAAGGGCGTCGATTTTCTTCTGCGCTTCATGCTGTTTTCGGTCGGGCCGCTGATCCTGGAACTGACGCTGGTGACGCTGATCTTCGCCTTCCTGTTCGACTGGCGCTATGCGCTGGTCGTCGTCGGCACGATCTGGACCTATGTCACCTACACCTTCCGCGTCACCGAATGGCGGGTGGCGATCCGCAAGAAGATGAACGACGCCGACACGGCGGCGAACCAGAAGGCGATCGACAGCCTTTTGAACTTCGAGACGGTGAAATATTTCAGCGCCGAAAAGCGCGAGGCGGCGCGGTATGACGCCTCGATGGAGCGTTACGAGGGCGCGGCGGTGAAGACCGGGCAAAGCCTGGCCGCGCTGAACGCGGGGCAGACGCTGATCATCACCGCGGGGCTGGTGGCCGTGATGGTGATGGCGGCGATGGAGGTGCAGGCGGGCACGCTGACGGTGGGCGATTTCGTCATGGTGCAGGCCTACATGATCCAGATCACCATGCCCTTGAGCTTCCTTGGCACGGTCTACCGCGAGATCCGGCAGGCGCTCGTCGACATGGGCGAGATGTTCGACCTGCTGCATCAACCGGCCGAGATCACCGATGCGCCCGGGGCGAAGCCGCTGGCGGTTTCGGGCGGGGCCATTGCCTTCAAGGGCGTCGATTTCGCCTATTCCCCGGAACGGCCGATCCTGAAGGGGATCGATCTGGCGGTGGCGGCGGGGCAGAAGGTGGCGCTGGTGGGGCCGTCCGGGTCGGGCAAGTCGACGATCGGGCGGCTTCTGTTCCGGTTCTATGAGGTGACCGGCGGGGCGATCAGCATCGACGGGCAGGATGTGCGCGACGTGACGCAGGAAAGCCTGCATGCCGCCATCGGCGTCGTGCCGCAAGATACGGTGCTTTTCAACGACACGATCCGCTACAACATCGCCTATGGCCGGGCCGAGGCGACGCAAGAGGACATCGAGGCGGCGGCGCGGGCGGCGAAGATCCATGATTTCGTGATGTCCCTGCCCGAGGGCTACGACACCCAGGTGGGCGAGCGCGGCCTGAAACTGTCGGGCGGGGAAAAGCAGCGGGTGGGCATTGCGCGCACGCTGTTGAAGAACCCGCCGATCCTGCTTCTGGACGAGGCGACCTCGGCGCTCGATACCCAGACCGAACGCGACATTCAGGAAAGCCTCGATGCGATGGGGCGGGGGCGCACGGTGATCGTGATCGCGCACCGGCTTTCCACGATTGCCGATGCCGACCGGATCGTGGTTCTGGAAGCGGGCGAGATCGTCGAGGAAGGCACGCATGAGGCGCTTTTGGCGCGCGCGGGCCGCTATGCCGCGATGTGGGCGGCGCAATCGGCCGAGGAAGCCGCAGAGGCGGCCGAGTAA